The DNA window ACTTCGAAAGTTGATTTTGGCGACAACTCCAAAACCGGCTCTATCCAAGTAAGGCTTGATAAATTCACTTGGCTCCCTATCGAATAGATGATTATGTAGTCTAAACCTTTTAGAATCATCCTATAAAAAATGTATCCTTTTGTtagtatacaaaaataataaattgtgTAACTTACGTATAACAAATACTAGTAAAAAAACTTACATATGCAGCCACATTCGCCCTTGTTCCTCTATGTGTTTCTCCCAAAGTAAGCAAATCAGACATGTTGTGTGATTGTGATACTGGTAAGCAAATTGTGTGTTTCAGATGAATATGCAACTCTTAAATTTGGAAGAAGTGATGACTTTGGAGTGACAATGAGAGGTTGAATTTATAGTAAAAGTGGATGCATTGTATAGACCAATGGATTAACAAGTGTAGTGCATGCAAAGAAGGTGCAATCTATTATCCAACTTTCATAATGACTCATGCATGCTACTACTCTATTGATGGGATAGAACAATGGCTGAAGTGACAATTGCATGCATGCATGCAGCAAAAAACGAGCCACGTTTGGGTCCGGCCACCCCTTGGACGGACGTGAACTAGTCACGTTGGGGTCCGGCCACCCCTTGGACGGACGTGAACTATGTTTCGTCCTTTGCCTGGACCACTCCCCCACGTGTCCACTTTTGCCATGCATGGTTTAAATACCCCTTTAACTGAAACATGTAATTCAAACACACATTCAAACACACATAGAAAAATTATAGTTTCATTGAATGGCTCAGAGAAACATAATCGTTTCAGTGCACTACAACGGTGTTATCAGTAACGATCTAACCAACGGTTTTTCGTTTAGCAACACAGAAACAAAACGTTTCAAAGTGCATTGTAGGTCCGATTTTATGCATTTGAAGGAACGAATCGAAACAAAATTGCAACTtcctgtaagtgaaattatttatcGACTTCCGTTGTTTAATGGAGACAACGGTATCATTTTTTACGTCATGAAACCAATAGAGGACGACGATGGCGTTAAAGTGATGTTCGAATGTCACAATTCGTTTGCTCCTCTTCACGATGTCGAGCTATATGTTCATATTGTTAGTCCTCCCATTAACCAATCGCAAGAGTCGCATTCGCATCAATACGGTATGAGCCAACCCACTGATGAAGAGCCAACACAAAACAACGAACCGTTTATACCTAACGAAGATGTGGATGAGTACAGTGACGATGAAATACAAGAAGTGcgatgatcgcgactttgcgtgtctattagtcgggataactgcaagtgcacagtcgtgtcgtgtagttttaaaagatatcgaatccacagggactataaatcgacctaccgttatctaaagttactatgtaaagctaaggctaatgatatttggggttTTTTattaaatggggaaactaaaatcttaaatctaggtaaaatataataacaaacggatatcagtatgtatttcatctaacttaggtgatccgaagttccattggccagattctaattaaatcaaagatctttactaactatgttatttaaaaatcctcctctcaaactttcgctctattgattcagactacgatcctaactcttaatgtacgctttcgccatcccaccagatttagaaacgctttttggaaataacgtaattaataaaatgcttattttatgaagtcgttatctacttaaatctcctaatctcaaactctcgctctgttgactcggaacatgctaatatccctaacgtatgctttcgccatcccgctcgggtgtaaaaacactttttggaaataaataagttctaattagttttaatacgctttcgccatccttaaaactaatgtcctatgtctactatccagttaaagatctcaaactttcgctctattgattttaacctttgaccgtcttaacccctcaaactttcgctctattggttttaagacttactaattaaattagacatacaaaccaaaaacaagtgatatttaatcaaccataattaagccaatttatttcggatccctacggttaaattattttacatactgacatctaaataaattagccagacatattaatatggttaaacatgcataaataaatttggttcataatgataggcatattaattggcatataatatatcatgcaaataaatatgaatgaaggcggtaaataataaacctgaataatgtaaattgcaattgaatcttcgagtactgaacttccaccacaagttggctggatcgttcttcagaatttaaacggtaattaaaacaaggaagtaaaagcgataaatctaacgtaagggtagatttataaaaggttcacaacaatttccggtgtagaaattgttgtgagaaaataaactatttgaatgaaagcaggaagaaaataataagcacggtacaattccggcagcacttcgttggccggAAATTGCACACCCAGAACTGatgtgactgcttctatttataggggagcttCTGCCGTTGGAATGCGTGGAAATAGGGAActccttggagacgtgcgtctccacttcttcagggcgacccagcacacgacttgagacgtgcgtctcaagtggaggaaatgtaggagggcttggagacgtgcgtctcctcattggtgacgtggcatagatcgttggagacgtgcgtctccacttgcttgtgtgatttgggccacgcacaatttATTACTTCGTGGGCTGACTTTGTgtctttgggcctttgggtctcctTTAGCATGGTTGAGCCTTATTTGCACCCCCTTTTCATTTCAGcactatttttcatcttttaggcacaaatagtagtgattttagctccatttctttccttttcacaaatagtcctcaaaacgaacataaaacctaaaacaatgaaaataccagcataataccaacataaagcaacataattaagataaaatagggaaataatgtatgtaaatcaagccaaatatgtgatacgttttcgtgttatcaaatacccccacacttaaaccattgcttgtcctcaagcaatcaaccacacggtaaaagaaaatgattaagcaagaTTCGAAACAAAGGCATGACACAACTCCTAATCATATTTGTGATAGGCAAATGTTACATTGATAAGtaataaatatcaacacaaaggataccgtaacgacacaataTTCAAAAACTCCCTACTTATACAAAacaattcgaattatgccattataactcaacctatatctctcgtttttcctttcactcttttcattcaagcgcaatcacattaagcccgttatccgtacacgcacatagtaggggaaatcggttagcgactatgatccttttcttttctttagcacggggttctggtttttagtGGTGCAACCCCATTTTTCCCtactgcggttgcgggggatcgaaccgtagtccaccctaccaagcccagtaccagtgacctctaggccaaccaacagtgagtgctaattattaaatccttattggcttaacaaccgttgggctaaatgaccgggtgagggtcacctaacttagaaggctattcttcaattaaatcattttaaaaacaggatcattcacttatattcatcgactccctacgtagtttgtgcttaagatggtgccgactgctaatataaactacttaagagctactttgaaaacttgagcctaaggtctcgacataatgggcatccaaattgatatcacataatgagggggttttgggtgtcaggacggtatcgatgttgttgaaacatctccaagtctttctaacaatgcctaaagtgtgacaacctctatactttcagagtgtgtatgccatgcgtcaaaattcaaaaaaaaattttttggaggttaaaattttcaaatttaggggaaattcgataacaacagaaaatcatatataaagacttgacaacataactagaaaacaataaaacaacaaatgaaagcggtaaagcttctcccccacacttaaaccaaacattgtcctcaatgtttcgatccaaaGTGGAGAAGGAAAAACAGAACCTgtatggatgctaccggcgggctatcacaaccaaatctgctccgcgtccggaggaaatatcttctcttatcatgctcatcaatggtgtcaccaccagcagcaacactcgtaggaatgtgcgtggagacccatttatctttgagatgatcgtctatagatttttcgcctagatatggccgagacgtgacaagtgatccatatctttattatctgcaaaTTCAAACGataaaaaggaaaacattaaactgaaaactcgtgggttgcctcccacgcagcgctttgtttaacgtcgatagctcgacggcttaagagtgcaagcactcaaggtggttctctcgagaatgactcctcggttgaacttttagtaatcgtcgttttccatggccacttatcaagccatctcacatatccctcaccttttcttttctttcttctgtggggtggttcattcttttgaaatcgtggtggaggttctggatctatcctaaATATCAGTTTTtcaagttcgggcttagtgatattatcgaccacctcaaaggttaaccttaccctcttatcactaatgatatccttagtttcatggtcgtctaaatttctctttttatgcaagacttcaaataagggtgcattagtgtggatattttccaatatcttcacatacattatggatttggagtctaccttagcttccacaaaactttgcgggaaagaaatcggtggggtatagggaaaaGGAATAATAATAGGTGcttccctctctacctcttctacaacctccctttcagtttgtcttggtggatttttctcaatctccactcttttctcactagaaatctcttcaaccacattatcactctcttcaatctcataatcactctcctcaatctcattattacTCTCCTCAGgcatttcaatttgttcttcactaatggttgtgccaatatactcctcaagtaagtctcctagtggcttttgttcaagttgggcgaTTTGAGTATCTAACGCCATGTTGTGAGTTGCGAGGGATTCAACCATAGttgtcagttgcctaagggtttcattgttttgaagactttgtttgataaactcttggttttggacggtttgggtttctacaaagtgctccatcatggcttctaatctagagtgagttagcgtctcgtcggaatcctccattgatattttgaagttaaaattatgggattcttgaggttcttcaaagggagctagcgttgcattttgtgtttcctcaaagtgcttcgtcatcatagattctagcctagagagagtttgtgcttcaatgaattcctccattaagatttcgaggttggatttatgataatcttgtgactcctcgaaatgttgggcgttgtgatcgtagaggaaattcggttgatgataagtttgagttgcattgaaatcctctattgaTGTTTCAAGGTTAGagttataggattcttgtggttcctcgaagtaggttagcgtcgcattttgtgtttccacaaagttccttgtcatcatagatgtttcattaaaattttccattatcatttcgaggtcggatttatggggttCTGGAGActcctcaaaatattgattatggtgatcgtagaggaaattcggttgaggatggGTATGGTTGggattataaaattcttgtggttcctcaaaatgttgggattggtgattgtagagggaattcggttgaggataagctagtgtcgaattgtaatccccaattaatgtttcgaggtttggattgtaggtttcttgtggttcctcgaaatgttgagattgggagttgcagaggtaatttgggtgagaatgaattggtggcgcagcattgaaattctccaatagtatttcgagatcggatttataggatccaggtgattcctcgaaatactgggagtgggggttatagaaaaagtttgggtgatacatagtagtaaatgaaaagaaagaaaaaaaaaatgccttagtctctacggtgtaacagcgagttacgatatcgacttgaatagtccccggcaacggcgccaaaaacttgatcgcgactttgcgtgtctattagtcgggataactgcaagtgcacagtcgtgtcgtgtagttttaaaagatatcgaatccacagggactataaatcgacctaccgttatctaaagttactatgtaaagctaaggctaatgatatttggggttTTTTattaaatggggaaactaaaatcttaaatctaggtaaaatataataacaaacggatatcagtatgtatttcatctaacttaggtgatccgaagttccattggccagattctaattaaatcaaagatctttactaactatgttatttaaaaatcctcctctcaaactttcgctctattgattcagactacgatcctaactcttaatgtacgctttcgccatcccaccagatttagaaacgctttttggaaataacgtaattaataaaatgcttattttatgaagtcgttatctacttaaatctcctaatctcaaactctcgctctgttgactcggaacatgctaatatccctaacgtatgctttcgccatcccgctcgggtgtaaaaacactttttggaaataaataagttctaattagttttaatacgctttcgccatccttaaaactaatgtcctatgtctactatccagttaaagatctcaaactttcgctctattgattttaacctttgaccgtcttaacccctcaaactttcgctctattggttttaagacttactaattaaattagacatacaaaccaaaaacaagtgatatttaatcaaccataattaagccaatttatttcggatccctacggttaaattattttacatactgacatctaaataaattagccagacatattaatatggttaaacatgcataaataaatttggttcataatgataggcatattaattggcatataatatatcatgcaaataaatatgaatgaaggcggtaaataataaacctgaataatgtaaattgcaattgaatcttcgagtactgaacttccaccacaagttggctggatcgttcttcagaatttaaacggtaattaaaacaaggaagtaaaagcgataaatctaacgtaagggtagatttataaaaggttcacaacaatttccggtgtagaaattgttgtgagaaaataaactatttgaatgaaagcaggaagaaaataataagcacggtacaattccggcagcacttcgttggccggAAATTGCACACCCAGAACTGatgtgactgcttctatttataggggagcttCTGCCGTTGGAATGCGTGGAAATAGGGAActccttggagacgtgcgtctccacttcttcagggcgacccagcacacgacttgagacgtgcgtctcaagtggaggaaatgtaggagggcttggagacgtgcgtctcctcattggtgacgtggcatggatcgttggagacgtgcgtctccacttgcttgtgtgatttgggccacgcacaatttATTACTTCGTGGGCTGACTTTGTgtctttgggcctttgggtctcctTTAGCATGGTTGAGCCTTATTTGCACCCCCTTTTCATTTCAGcactatttttcatcttttaggcacaaatagtagtgattttagctccatttctttccttttcacaaatagtcctcaaaacgaacataaaacctaaaacaatgaaaataccagcataataccaacataaagcaacataattaagataaaatagggaaataatgtatgtaaatcaagccaaatatgtgatacgttttcgtgttatcatGCGATATGAAGATCTTTTTGGTGATGACAATGACCCTGATATCATTGTGTCGTCGCAACCGAAAAATGCACAACCGATTAACATGTACGCCCCACCGGATCACATGCGAAATATCTGTTTAGAAGAGGCACAGTCTGAATCAATATTTGGTTCGCACAAAACAAACTATAATGATGTTGATTTATATGAGGGAATGGAGTTTGAAGATAAGGAGGAGTGCATTGCTGTTATACAACATTGGCATATCACCAATAATCTTGATTATTGGGTGTACAAATCTGATAAGAACATATATGTCATCAAATGCAAGAATCCAACTTGCCCATTCAAATGTAGAGCATCAGATCGCAAGAAGAACTCCAAATGGACGATAGGTAAGTTGAGTGGACCACATGTCTGCACAACCACTTCAATGTCTCAAGACCACAGACAACTTACCTCAGATATTGTCTCTCACTGCATCAGAGATCTGGTTAACACCGACCCATCAATTAAGGTAAAGCTCATAATCTCTCATATAACTGGAAAGTATGGTTATAATATATCTTACAGGAAAGCATGGATTGCAAAGGTAAAGGCCATAGAATCCCTGTATGGAAACTGGGAGACATCTTACAATGACCTTCCACAATGGTTATTGGTAATGAAAACATATCTGCCTGGAATGATAATAGACTTGGAAACGTTACCTGCATTTTCAAACGAAGGAAGCCAGTTGGGTGATAAGATGATATTCCATCGTCTATTTTGGGCTTTTCAACCAtgcatccatggttttgcttATTGCAAGCCAATTGTTCAAGTCGACGGAACATGGTTGTATGGAAGGTACAGAGGGACATTGTTGATGGTTGTGGCGCAGGATGGGAATGGTAACATTTTTCCAATTGCTTTCGCTATTATCGAGGGTGAAACCAAGGATGCTTGGAGTTTTTTCCTTCGCAATCTAAGAAGCCACGTGACACCCCAACCCAATCTATGCCTAATATCAGACAGACATCCATCGATTAAAAGTGCCTATGATGATCCTGCAAATGGATGGCAAAATCCTCCGTCTTCACATGTCTATTGCATTAGGCATATCGCGCAAAATTTTATGCATGCGATTAGAGACAAGGAACTACGTAAAAAAACTCGTCAACATGGGTAATAGTCTAATTGATCTTTGTGAAGTAATTTTTTCAAATGATCTTTGTCGGTTTCTTGACATGTTTATTATTTGTAACAGGATATGCATTGACGGAGTCAACGTACAACTACTATAGAACCGAAATTCGTCAGACAAATAGAGATgctttggagtggattgaaaatatCCCCAGGGAGAAGTGGGCAAGGGCGTTTGATAGAGGGCAATGATGGGGACACATGACGACTAACCTTGCAGAAGCAATGAACTCTGTGCTAAAGACAACCAGAAACCTTCCAATAGCGTCTTTGTTTTCGGCCACATATTTTCGGATGGGAGCATTATTTGGTCAACGTGGACATGAATGGACAAATAGGTTGACATCAGGCCAAACTTTTACAGACAAGTGTATCAAGGGGATGACTGAAGAAGTCAACAAAGCAAGCAGTCATAATGTTTATCAGTTTGACCGGGAGAGGTTCTATTTTATGGTGGCCGAAAGAATAAACCGCAACGGTGGTCGACCAACTGGTACTTACGGTGTTGATCTGCGAAAAAGAACATGTGATTGCGGAAAATTTCAAGCATTCCATTTGCCTTGCTCACATGTGATTGCAACATGTGAAAGTATACGCCAAGACTACACCATTCACATACCCGACGTGTTCAAGATTCAACATGTTTTTAAAGTCTATCAAGAAAGCTTCCAGATCCTCCCACATCAAGACAATTGGCCGCAATATAGAGGAGCTACTCTTTGTCATGACGAAACTATGCGTAGGAAAAAAAGAGGCCGCCCAAATAGTACTCGGATTCGAACCGAAATGGACGACgtggaaaaggaaaagagaatgtGTGGGATATGCCGTGAAGTAGGTCATATCCGAAGTAAATGTCCAAATGTAGTAGGCCCGTCCAATAGGCCTCCTTAATGTTTACTACAACTAGCTTTATGAATGTAATATAATGTCTTTTTAATTGAGTTTGCAACCATCAATGACTAAAACAACGTTTCACACTAAACATAACTAAGACAACATTTCACATTACTAAATAAAGACAACGAAATAAAGACAGCCACAAATAAAACCAAGCACACAGGAAACAATTAAAACGACCTCACaggaaacaaataaaacatattcTAAGAGATTACAACCATCAACACAATATCATGTGGTCCTAGCATCATCATAAGGACACCAGCGTCATTTTTCACGGCTCTCCAAGAACGAGTTACTACTCCATTTGGGCCTTTCTCTGTGACCTGCCTTTCAATTTTCCTTATCTTTTCACCCTCGAGAATGTTTCCGTCTAACCATCCGAAGTGCCTCTGTAGATGCTCGAAAGTTTGGGTGTTCCATAGTTTGATCTTCAGCGGAGGCTTTGTTGCTGAAAAAATAatgttgcatctctcttcataGGTGGAAACGTTGGAAGGGGTTCAGAAGACATCTCCAATAGTAACACTAAACCTTCAATTGTAACTGGTGTGAGTGCAAATGTGGCTGTACaatcttatttataggcaaaaaaataataataaaatatatgtccTCGTCCATCTATTGGCCGGACCTACACATGGTCGgccatctattggccgaacctACACATGTTCGTCCAACCCGTGACTTactcatatttttaataattaaaatattattttttttaattttttattatattttaatcattaattataataaaaaaacaatttttataattaataaatctttaaattcaattaaaataaaaaaaatgaaaaaaagccCTAGTTTGCGTCCGGCCCACCCCTGGCCAGACCCCAACTAGCAAAAAAAAACCTTCTCCAATCCGTCCAAGGCCTGGCCGGACCTAAACTGGAAGTGTGGcatttttcgtattttttttcAGTTCGTGGCATTCTAgtatttaattttcaaatatgTGGCATATGGgtaaaaaaatctcaattttgtgTATAGAAAACTTTGGCAATATCAATGTTGTGGAGAAACTTCTAATCAATTGCGTAAAATCATTGATATCAGTTCTGAGAGCAAAGTTCTTACTAAAAGAGTAAATAAATATTCCCTCCGTTCTTTTATAATTGTcacttttgtgaaaaaaatttgttttttttaagtgtcacatttcaaagttcaagaaagtatttttgttgttttgtcaaAATTACCCCTAATCATTATGATAGAGAGGGAAAAAGTTAAATAAAGTGTTAAAAAGTTTAGAGTATTACTGAAAAAGAATAATCATTTCTTAAAAAGTAACAATAATCATTGGTTGTCTTGGTATgtgaaaaaacttaaaaaataacaattataAAAGAACGGAGGGAGTACTGTAGAATCTTAGATTGACATATCTTCAATAAATCATATTTGCTCTTTTAAGAGAATGGGCGACGACATTTGAGACAATGTGTCAGTAAAGATCTTTGAGATAATTTAAAATCTAAAAGTTACTTAGCAATGTCAATATGTCTACATATTAGTTAGAGTAACTTATGAACATTGAATGTGAACGAATCCTCTTAGAATATTTACAGGACATTTTCCAGACTTCCTCGCCGTCGAACGTGGAGGATATTTGTGGGACGGTTGCCGGAAAGCTGTCAGCAGATAATATCTTGTGGTGTGGTCGTGATTTTCAAGCTGATGAGGTGAAGTTAGCGCTTACACAGATGTTCCCAACCAAAGCGCCTGGTCCTGATGGTCTTCCTGCTTTGTTCtttcagaagttctggcatattaTAGGGACTGATGTTACTCGGTGTGTTCTGGATGTTCTCAATAATGGGGCGGATCCAAGCATTTGGAATGCGACATTCATCGCCCTAATTCCTAAGACCAAGAAACCTTGTTGCCCAGCGGATTTCCGGCCCATTAGTTTGTGTAATGTGATAATGAAGCTTATTACAAAAACGATTGCAAATAGGTTAAAAGAGATTTTGCCGGACATAATTGATGAGGAGCAGAGTGCTTTTGTTAAAGGGCGGTTGATCACTGATAATGCGTTAGTAGCTATGGAATGCTTTCACtggttaaaaagaaagacaaaggcAAAAAAGGTGCAATGGCGATGAAGCTGGATATGTCCAAAGCGTATGATAGATTGGAGTGGAACTTTGTTACTCAAACCCTGGCTGCTATGGGTTTTCCGGCTCATTTTGTCTCTCTCATTGGTCGATGTATCTCCTCTGTTAGCTATCAAATCCTCATCAATGGATCCCCGAGCAAAACTTTTATTCCGAGTAGGGGTCTCCGTCAAGGGGATCCCCTCTCCCCTTACCTGTTTGTTCTTTGTGCAGATGTTTTGTCCGGCATGCTGAAGACGGCGGCGAGTAACAAACATATTCATGGCCTGAAAATTGCAAGGAAAGCGCCCACTATCTCACACTTATTTTTTGCGGATGATAGCTTGCTATTTGCCAGGGCAAATTTACAAGAAGCTGACTGTATCCTAAAAATTCTCCACCAATACCAGCAAGCTTCTGGGCAGGTAGTGAATTTTCAAAAGTCTGAGGTTTCTTTTAGCAAAAATGTGGGCCATGAAGCTAGGGTTTCTATCTGCAATAAATTGGGCTTTCAAGGAGTGGATCACCATTCCAAATATTTGGGTTTACCTGTTCTGTTTGGTAGGTCTAAGAAAGTTGTTTTCTCTATGGTGGTGGACCGTATCTGGAAGAAGCTAAAAGGCTGGAAAGAGAAA is part of the Vicia villosa cultivar HV-30 ecotype Madison, WI linkage group LG2, Vvil1.0, whole genome shotgun sequence genome and encodes:
- the LOC131650558 gene encoding uncharacterized protein LOC131650558, with the translated sequence MRYEDLFGDDNDPDIIVSSQPKNAQPINMYAPPDHMRNICLEEAQSESIFGSHKTNYNDVDLYEGMEFEDKEECIAVIQHWHITNNLDYWVYKSDKNIYVIKCKNPTCPFKCRASDRKKNSKWTIGKLSGPHVCTTTSMSQDHRQLTSDIVSHCIRDLVNTDPSIKVKLIISHITGKYGYNISYRKAWIAKVKAIESLYGNWETSYNDLPQWLLVMKTYLPGMIIDLETLPAFSNEGSQLGDKMIFHRLFWAFQPCIHGFAYCKPIVQVDGTWLYGRYRGTLLMVVAQDGNGNIFPIAFAIIEGETKDAWSFFLRNLRSHVTPQPNLCLISDRHPSIKSAYDDPANGWQNPPSSHVYCIRHIAQNFMHAIRDKELRYALTESTYNYYRTEIRQTNRDALEWIENIPREKWARAFDRGQ